A single region of the Lycium barbarum isolate Lr01 chromosome 2, ASM1917538v2, whole genome shotgun sequence genome encodes:
- the LOC132627221 gene encoding ras-related protein RABC1, which translates to MEASSSAPEFDYLFKLLMIGDSGVGKSSLLLSFTADSFEDLSPTIGVDFKVKHVTVGGKKLKLAIWDTAGQERFRTLTSSYYRGAQGIIMVYDVTRRDTFTNLSDIWAKEIDLYSTNQECVKMLVGNKVDKESERVVSKKEGIDFAREYGCLFIECSAKTRVNVEQCFEELVLKVLDTPSLLAEGSAGVKKNIFRQKPPETDASTSGCC; encoded by the exons ATGGAGGCATCTTCATCTGCACCAGAGTTTGATTACTTGTTTAAGCTGTTGATGATTGGAGATTCAGGTGTTGGGAAGAGTAGTTTGCTTCTCAGTTTCACTGCTGATTCTTTTGAGGATCTTTCTCCAACTATTG GTGTGGACTTCAAGGTAAAACATGTCACCGTCGGGGGTAAGAAGTTGAAGCTTGCTATATGGGATACAG CTGGACAGGAAAGATTTAGGACTTTAACAAGTTCATACTACCGAGGAGCTCAAGGAATAATTATGG TTTATGATGTAACAAGGCGAGACACATTCACTAATCTATCTGATATATGGGCCAAAGAAATAGACCTGTATTCGACAAATCAGGAGTGCGTCAAGATGCTTGTTGGCAACAAAGTTGATAAG GAGAGTGAAAGGGTTGTCAGCAAAAAAGAGGGAATTGATTTTGCCAGGGAATATGGATGTCTTTTCATTGAATGCAGTGCAAAGACAAGGGTCAATGTCGAGCAGTGCTTTGAGGAGCTTGTGCTGAAG GTTTTGGACACTCCAAGTCTCTTGGCTGAAGGTTCAGCTGGTGTCAAGAAAAATATATTTAGACAGAAACCTCCAGAAACTGATGCATCAACAAGTGGCTGTTGTTAA